One Pyrococcus furiosus DSM 3638 genomic region harbors:
- a CDS encoding NADPH-dependent FMN reductase, giving the protein MKLKVILGTARKGRQSEKVARYLTKKAKELGWDAELIDVKDYLLCYTHRWNVTPEIERYRAKILEADALAIVAPEYNGSYPGELKILLDTIFDEYESLPVGIVTVSSVTGGVRLLQELRLAAVNYKMLPVGQVLFYNVDDLFESEELKDEKYRERVERLLKTLEKYTKALKPIRDEVRKNLKENEEGL; this is encoded by the coding sequence ATGAAGCTCAAAGTTATTCTCGGAACGGCAAGAAAAGGAAGACAAAGTGAGAAAGTTGCTCGATATTTGACAAAAAAGGCCAAAGAACTTGGTTGGGATGCTGAGCTTATAGATGTGAAGGACTACCTCCTCTGTTATACCCACCGCTGGAATGTAACACCGGAAATAGAACGCTATAGGGCAAAAATCCTTGAAGCCGATGCCCTTGCCATAGTTGCCCCCGAATATAATGGAAGTTATCCAGGAGAGCTCAAGATACTCCTCGACACAATATTTGACGAGTATGAGAGCTTACCTGTTGGAATAGTCACAGTGTCGTCAGTTACAGGTGGAGTAAGACTTCTCCAAGAGTTAAGGTTAGCGGCAGTAAATTACAAAATGCTCCCCGTAGGGCAAGTTCTGTTTTACAACGTCGATGATCTCTTTGAGAGTGAGGAGCTTAAAGACGAGAAATACAGAGAGAGGGTTGAAAGACTCCTCAAAACTCTTGAGAAGTACACGAAGGCTTTAAAGCCGATAAGGGATGAGGTGAGGAAAAATCTGAAGGAGAACGAGGAAGGTCTCTGA
- a CDS encoding CoA-binding protein — protein MNSKEFRKIALVGASKNPAKYGNIILKDLLSKGFEVLPVNPNYDEIEGLKCYRSVRELPKDVDVIVFVVPPKVGLQVAKEAVEAGFKKLWFQPGAESEEIRRFLEKAGVEYSFGRCIMVETSNKKIFLEV, from the coding sequence ATGAATTCAAAAGAATTCAGGAAGATAGCTCTTGTTGGAGCAAGCAAAAATCCAGCTAAGTATGGTAATATAATTCTAAAAGACCTTCTAAGCAAAGGCTTCGAAGTCCTCCCAGTGAACCCGAACTATGATGAGATTGAAGGCTTGAAGTGCTACAGAAGCGTGAGGGAGCTTCCGAAGGATGTGGACGTCATCGTCTTCGTTGTCCCACCCAAAGTAGGCTTGCAGGTGGCCAAGGAAGCTGTTGAAGCAGGCTTCAAAAAACTCTGGTTCCAGCCGGGGGCAGAAAGTGAAGAGATAAGGAGATTCTTAGAGAAAGCTGGAGTTGAGTACAGTTTCGGGAGATGTATAATGGTAGAAACTAGCAATAAGAAGATTTTTCTGGAGGTATGA
- a CDS encoding pyrimidine dimer DNA glycosylase/endonuclease V translates to MELSSCSSPQYPATSTLSCGAGRDRWCSRSYPTCFSTSARSFGRAIASCPISGGDFTCLWSLHPKYLDSKGLVALWREGLLAKKVLEGKTRSYRNHPPARALQKPS, encoded by the coding sequence TTGGAGTTATCTTCGTGCTCCTCACCACAATATCCGGCTACCTCCACATTATCGTGTGGCGCAGGTCGGGATAGATGGTGTTCACGTTCATACCCCACCTGCTTCTCAACATCGGCCCGCTCCTTTGGACGGGCTATAGCATCCTGCCCTATCTCTGGAGGTGATTTTACGTGCCTCTGGTCCCTCCACCCCAAATACCTCGACTCCAAAGGCCTCGTCGCCCTATGGAGGGAGGGCTTGCTCGCCAAGAAGGTGCTCGAGGGGAAGACGAGGAGCTACAGGAACCATCCCCCAGCTCGAGCGCTTCAAAAACCATCCTGA
- a CDS encoding SLC13 family permease, translating into MVDPSLISNTPRFIDWESLTFIMVLLLTSRAIELSGAFEWASLKALKFPGGSERRLLALFILVIAVSSAIIMNDTAMFVFVPIVAMTARAAGVNVAKATALSAGSPLLPWAIPRTSSSGRLTNSDFSSLCPRWPPLRGSLAGSSLTLRSHSQKEALRSPRGTHDARR; encoded by the coding sequence ATAGTCGATCCCTCCCTCATATCGAACACGCCGCGCTTTATTGACTGGGAAAGCCTGACCTTCATAATGGTCCTCCTCCTCACGAGCCGGGCCATTGAGCTCTCGGGAGCTTTCGAATGGGCATCCCTGAAGGCCCTGAAGTTCCCAGGCGGTTCGGAGAGAAGACTTCTCGCACTCTTCATCCTCGTAATAGCAGTTTCGTCGGCCATCATAATGAACGACACCGCGATGTTCGTCTTCGTACCGATAGTAGCCATGACGGCGAGGGCCGCAGGGGTGAACGTTGCCAAGGCCACAGCCCTCTCAGCCGGTTCCCCCTTACTCCCATGGGCAATCCCCAGAACGTCATCATCTGGCAGACTTACAAACTCGGATTTTTCGAGTTTGTGTCCTCGATGGCCCCCCCTTCGTGGCTCTCTGGCTGGCTCTTCTCTTACCCTACGTTCTCATAGTCAAAAAGAGGCCCTAAGAAGCCCGCGAGGAACTCACGATGCACGTCGATAA
- a CDS encoding FTR1 family iron permease, with the protein MIGQFLITFREALEAAIIVAIIIAYLKRTDREEQIRDVWIGVGLSVLASVVLGAIILGLYGGIEEKELFEGIASYLAVIVLTSMIYWMATKGRNIRAEIERKVSKAINPLALVGFTFIVVFREGLETVLFLTPFAIQDLGGTLMGLVSGIIGALILAYLIYGVGMRINLRTFFYYSSILLVFVAAGLAGYGTHELIEWAEEEGMNLGFIEETAYNLGIPEDSVFHHKGVIGSIFAVLFGYSVKMEWGRVIVQFGYLIVTLYLVLRAYGQETPTAKAEK; encoded by the coding sequence ATGATAGGACAGTTTCTAATTACATTTAGAGAAGCATTAGAAGCAGCGATAATTGTTGCTATTATAATTGCCTACCTTAAACGTACTGATAGGGAAGAGCAAATCAGAGACGTATGGATAGGAGTTGGGTTATCGGTACTTGCTAGCGTAGTTCTAGGTGCAATAATCCTTGGACTTTACGGGGGAATTGAAGAGAAGGAGCTCTTTGAAGGCATTGCCTCTTACTTAGCTGTTATAGTTTTAACAAGCATGATCTACTGGATGGCTACCAAGGGAAGAAACATTAGAGCTGAAATAGAAAGGAAGGTAAGCAAGGCTATAAATCCTCTTGCCTTAGTGGGGTTTACCTTTATAGTAGTTTTTAGGGAGGGTCTTGAAACTGTGTTATTCCTTACACCTTTCGCTATCCAGGACTTGGGAGGAACTTTAATGGGACTTGTAAGTGGTATTATAGGTGCTTTGATTTTAGCGTATCTCATCTACGGTGTTGGGATGAGAATAAACCTAAGGACGTTCTTCTACTACAGCTCGATACTGCTCGTTTTCGTTGCTGCTGGATTGGCTGGCTATGGAACTCACGAGCTCATTGAGTGGGCCGAAGAGGAGGGGATGAACCTCGGCTTTATTGAGGAGACAGCCTACAACCTTGGCATTCCTGAGGATAGTGTGTTCCATCACAAGGGAGTTATTGGTTCAATCTTTGCAGTACTCTTTGGCTATTCCGTAAAGATGGAATGGGGAAGAGTGATAGTTCAATTCGGGTACTTAATAGTTACCCTATACCTCGTGCTTAGGGCCTATGGGCAGGAAACTCCAACCGCAAAGGCCGAGAAATGA
- a CDS encoding NAD(P)-dependent oxidoreductase, protein MIGWIGLGHIGRAMAERLSEEYELLVWNRTIEKANGFKTVARTPEEVAEKCDVIFLSLYDSEAVRQVSERLLSVNLRGKIIVDTTTNHHEKVLEFHEIYRNVGAFYLESPVIGSVIPARNGQLTILVSGEREAFERVRPYLQKLGKRIFYFNEPGKATKLKLINNFVLGAFMAALGEAIALGEKAGLSREEIIEILENGAGNSMVLSAKKTKLLNDDYSTHFSVKNLVKDLSYAYDLAVASRKAVPLNATVREIYRLAFEKGLEELDFSVVYRLFREL, encoded by the coding sequence ATGATAGGGTGGATTGGTCTAGGACACATAGGTAGAGCCATGGCGGAGAGGTTATCAGAGGAGTATGAACTTCTTGTTTGGAATAGAACAATAGAGAAAGCTAACGGATTCAAAACTGTCGCTAGAACCCCAGAAGAAGTTGCTGAAAAATGTGATGTGATTTTTCTCTCCCTCTACGACAGCGAGGCAGTGCGGCAAGTTTCCGAGAGACTTCTTAGTGTTAATCTTAGAGGAAAGATAATCGTAGATACTACAACGAACCATCACGAGAAAGTCTTGGAGTTCCATGAAATATATAGGAACGTTGGAGCTTTCTACCTCGAAAGCCCTGTTATTGGGAGCGTCATTCCGGCGAGAAACGGCCAACTGACGATTCTCGTAAGTGGGGAAAGAGAGGCCTTTGAGAGAGTTCGTCCATACCTTCAGAAGCTTGGAAAAAGGATATTTTACTTTAATGAACCTGGGAAGGCTACTAAGCTTAAGCTAATAAACAACTTTGTGCTTGGAGCCTTCATGGCTGCACTCGGTGAGGCGATAGCTCTAGGTGAAAAAGCAGGACTATCAAGGGAAGAAATTATAGAAATCCTTGAGAATGGGGCTGGCAATTCAATGGTATTGAGTGCAAAAAAGACTAAGCTTCTCAATGATGACTACTCGACGCACTTCTCCGTGAAGAACCTCGTCAAGGATCTTTCTTACGCTTACGACTTAGCTGTGGCCTCGAGAAAAGCAGTACCACTTAATGCAACGGTGAGGGAGATTTACAGGCTTGCTTTTGAGAAAGGTCTTGAGGAGCTCGACTTTTCGGTGGTGTACAGGCTATTCAGGGAGCTTTAA
- a CDS encoding heavy-metal-associated domain-containing protein — MVKAVLRIPNMSCQHCVMRIKKAIESVGAKGEVSLEKKTAVVEFEPEKVSLDDIINAIKRYGYEVEIGGEGC; from the coding sequence ATGGTGAAGGCCGTATTGAGGATACCCAACATGAGTTGCCAGCACTGCGTTATGAGGATCAAAAAGGCCATCGAGAGCGTTGGAGCCAAGGGCGAGGTCAGCCTTGAGAAGAAGACCGCTGTTGTTGAGTTCGAGCCGGAGAAGGTGAGCCTAGACGATATCATTAATGCAATAAAGCGCTACGGTTACGAGGTCGAGATTGGAGGAGAAGGCTGCTAA
- a CDS encoding MATE family efflux transporter, with amino-acid sequence MSEKTTKGVQLLRGDPKKAIVRLSIPMMIGMSVQTLYNLADGIWVSGLGPESLAAVGLFFPVFMGIIALAAGLGVGTSSAIARRIGARDKEGADNVAVHSLILSLILGVTITITMLPAIDSLFRSMGAKGEAVELAIEYARVLLAGAFIIVFNNVGNGILRGEGDANRAMLAMVLGSGLNIVLDPIFIYTLGFGVVGAAYATLLSMVVTSLFIAYWLFVKRDTYVDITLRDFSPSREILKDILRVGLPSSLSQLSMSIAMFFLNSVAITAGGENGVAVFTSAWRITMLGIVPILGMAAATTSVTGAAYGERNVEKLETAYLYAIKIAFMIELAVVAFIMLFAPQVAYLFTYSESAQVIKGDLISALRTLPVFLVLTPFGMMTSAMFQGIGEGEKSLILTIFRTLVMQVGFAYIFVHYTTLGLRGVWIGIVIGNMVAAIVGFLWGRMRISALKKTSATGGKR; translated from the coding sequence ATGAGTGAAAAAACCACCAAGGGCGTCCAGCTTTTGAGGGGCGACCCCAAAAAGGCCATAGTCAGGCTCTCGATTCCCATGATGATAGGCATGTCGGTTCAGACCCTATACAACCTCGCCGATGGAATATGGGTCTCGGGCCTAGGCCCGGAATCGCTTGCGGCTGTCGGCCTCTTCTTCCCGGTCTTCATGGGCATAATAGCGCTCGCTGCCGGCCTGGGAGTGGGCACGAGCTCCGCGATAGCGAGAAGGATAGGCGCGAGGGACAAGGAAGGAGCTGACAACGTTGCCGTCCATTCCCTCATCCTCTCCCTCATCCTTGGAGTTACGATAACTATCACAATGCTCCCGGCTATAGATTCCCTCTTCCGCTCCATGGGCGCAAAAGGAGAAGCCGTCGAGCTGGCCATAGAGTATGCTAGGGTTCTCCTTGCCGGGGCGTTCATCATAGTCTTCAACAACGTCGGCAACGGCATCCTTAGGGGAGAGGGAGACGCCAACAGGGCCATGTTAGCTATGGTGCTCGGCTCGGGCCTCAACATAGTCCTTGACCCGATATTTATCTACACCCTCGGCTTTGGCGTCGTCGGAGCGGCCTACGCGACGCTGCTCTCCATGGTGGTGACCTCTCTCTTCATCGCCTACTGGCTCTTCGTAAAACGGGACACCTACGTGGACATAACCCTTAGAGACTTCTCACCGAGTAGGGAGATCCTAAAGGACATCCTCCGGGTTGGCCTGCCTTCCTCGCTCTCCCAGCTCTCGATGTCCATAGCGATGTTCTTCCTCAACAGCGTCGCCATAACTGCTGGAGGGGAGAACGGAGTTGCAGTCTTCACGAGCGCGTGGAGAATCACGATGCTCGGCATAGTTCCAATACTCGGAATGGCGGCCGCGACCACATCCGTCACTGGAGCGGCCTACGGGGAGAGAAACGTAGAGAAGCTTGAAACTGCCTATCTCTATGCCATCAAGATCGCCTTCATGATAGAGCTTGCCGTTGTTGCATTCATAATGCTCTTCGCGCCCCAGGTGGCATACCTCTTCACGTACTCGGAATCTGCCCAGGTGATAAAGGGAGATCTCATAAGCGCTCTAAGAACCCTCCCGGTCTTTCTCGTCCTCACGCCCTTCGGAATGATGACTTCGGCGATGTTCCAGGGCATAGGGGAGGGCGAGAAGTCCCTAATCCTCACAATATTCAGGACGCTAGTGATGCAGGTAGGCTTTGCCTACATCTTCGTCCACTACACGACCCTGGGCCTCAGGGGAGTGTGGATTGGAATAGTAATTGGAAACATGGTTGCTGCTATCGTTGGATTCCTGTGGGGTCGGATGAGGATAAGCGCTTTGAAGAAAACCTCCGCTACAGGGGGTAAAAGGTAA
- a CDS encoding MarR family winged helix-turn-helix transcriptional regulator, with protein sequence MKVSKATASKVLRSLENKGIVERERRGKTYLVRLTNKGLELLEEISKAGKELDEKIFAEMSVDERIVL encoded by the coding sequence ATGAAGGTCTCCAAAGCGACCGCCTCAAAGGTTCTCCGCTCTCTTGAAAATAAAGGTATTGTTGAGAGGGAGCGCAGGGGGAAGACCTACCTGGTAAGGCTCACAAATAAAGGCCTTGAGTTGCTCGAAGAAATATCAAAGGCTGGAAAGGAGCTTGATGAAAAGATTTTCGCCGAAATGAGTGTAGATGAAAGGATTGTTTTGTAA
- a CDS encoding CGP-CTERM sorting domain-containing protein translates to MKLKALFLLLALGSLIVPRIEAEEFESSKVHFYMYGAYWCPHCRNVKESIKEHFGEETLTYYEIEGVEHNKNKFEELYLLTGISGIPATAIFYEGEIYAVIEGEFDVSKTWQIITEAKNQGGVILVTSGKAYILKWDSQEVQKLKEIFLSGKVNETQKKAEEKSICGPASVLLLSMGAIYLRKRNYSTEVSSNV, encoded by the coding sequence ATGAAGCTGAAAGCCTTATTTTTATTGCTGGCTTTGGGTAGTTTAATCGTTCCCAGGATAGAGGCAGAAGAATTTGAGTCATCTAAGGTGCACTTCTACATGTACGGTGCCTACTGGTGTCCCCACTGCCGTAACGTTAAGGAAAGTATAAAGGAACACTTCGGAGAGGAAACACTAACGTATTATGAAATAGAGGGGGTGGAGCACAACAAAAACAAGTTTGAAGAACTCTATCTGCTAACGGGTATAAGCGGTATTCCTGCTACGGCTATATTCTATGAGGGGGAAATCTATGCGGTGATAGAGGGAGAATTTGACGTCTCCAAAACATGGCAGATTATAACAGAGGCCAAAAACCAAGGTGGAGTGATTCTAGTGACCAGCGGTAAAGCATACATTTTGAAATGGGACAGTCAGGAAGTGCAGAAGTTAAAGGAAATCTTTTTGAGTGGAAAAGTGAATGAAACACAGAAAAAAGCAGAAGAAAAAAGCATATGTGGGCCTGCGAGCGTGCTTCTCCTATCCATGGGTGCGATCTACCTTAGAAAGCGTAATTATTCAACAGAAGTGTCCAGTAATGTATAA
- a CDS encoding class I SAM-dependent methyltransferase → MYYLHNEFRKKIQPIEPLVELIRERIPKRDILVDFGAGTGYFTLPLAKLFREVYAIDINAERLEYLRKRLKEEGITNVKLILGDKLPDVKADLILLSNVIHELPEPEKFLREVAERADYVLVLDWRKTSTPWGPPLEERISEEEARKMMEEYFIVEVFNLYPYHYCLLGTRRFR, encoded by the coding sequence ATGTACTACCTCCACAACGAATTTAGGAAGAAAATTCAGCCGATTGAACCCCTGGTGGAGCTTATAAGGGAGAGGATTCCAAAAAGGGACATTCTCGTAGATTTTGGAGCTGGGACGGGATACTTTACTCTTCCCCTTGCGAAGCTCTTCAGAGAAGTCTATGCAATTGATATAAACGCTGAGAGACTGGAATACCTTAGGAAGAGGCTTAAGGAAGAGGGGATAACGAACGTAAAGCTAATCCTCGGAGATAAACTACCCGACGTGAAGGCTGATCTGATACTACTCTCAAATGTTATCCACGAGCTCCCAGAGCCCGAAAAATTCCTTAGAGAAGTGGCTGAAAGGGCTGACTATGTCCTCGTGCTCGACTGGAGGAAAACCTCCACTCCCTGGGGGCCGCCGTTGGAGGAGAGGATAAGCGAAGAGGAAGCGAGGAAAATGATGGAAGAATACTTTATTGTTGAGGTCTTTAACCTCTATCCCTACCACTACTGCCTACTTGGAACCCGTCGTTTCCGTTAA
- the heR gene encoding heliorhodopsin HeR, translated as MGDKFKSLKRLNMIAGVFHLIQGVLILLLSSDFTVTITRNYLKFDEATRSLVTVTENLFEVKLVYLIALFPFLTALSHLAVSTVLFESYKKNLSKGINPYRWAEYSVTSSIMVVIIALLVGISDIGTLMLMFSINAAMIFFGYLMELLNQYTEKVNWSPFIFGSFAGIMPWIVIFMIILRSNPPSFVIWIFVSIAVFFNLFPLNMVLQYKKWGKWADYLYGEKVYIILSFVSKTILVWQVYAGTLQP; from the coding sequence ATGGGGGACAAGTTCAAGTCTCTGAAAAGGCTCAACATGATAGCGGGAGTGTTCCACCTGATACAGGGAGTCCTCATACTCCTGCTTTCCAGCGATTTCACCGTTACCATAACCCGAAACTACCTTAAGTTTGACGAGGCCACGAGGAGCCTCGTGACGGTAACGGAGAACCTCTTTGAGGTCAAGCTGGTGTACCTCATAGCCCTCTTCCCGTTCCTAACCGCTTTATCCCATCTCGCGGTTTCAACGGTGCTCTTTGAGTCCTACAAGAAGAACCTCTCCAAAGGCATCAATCCCTACCGCTGGGCCGAGTACTCAGTGACCTCCTCGATCATGGTGGTCATAATAGCCCTCCTCGTCGGCATCTCGGACATAGGGACTCTCATGCTCATGTTCTCCATCAACGCGGCAATGATATTCTTCGGCTACCTCATGGAGCTCCTTAACCAGTACACCGAGAAGGTCAACTGGAGCCCCTTCATCTTCGGCTCCTTCGCGGGGATAATGCCGTGGATAGTCATCTTCATGATAATTCTCCGCTCAAACCCGCCGAGCTTCGTGATATGGATATTCGTCAGCATAGCGGTGTTCTTCAACCTCTTCCCGCTCAACATGGTGCTCCAGTACAAAAAGTGGGGCAAATGGGCGGACTACCTCTACGGAGAGAAGGTTTACATAATACTGAGCTTTGTCTCGAAGACCATACTCGTGTGGCAGGTCTACGCCGGAACGCTCCAGCCGTGA
- the cpaM gene encoding corrinoid protein-associated methyltransferase CpaM has translation MKVLESAPSRYDRGIRIITLGKLDEAYDRLTSRIKPGQRVLDVGCGTGALTLRAALRGARVKAIDINPQMLEIARKRVEEAGVTGMVELCEMGVAELNTEASEGYDAVMAGLCFSELTEDELSYALREIKRVLKPGALLLIADEAVPESPVKRVLSWLIRAPLAVIAYLLIQTTTRAVKNLPEKLGEEGFLIESVRRSFMEDFVEIVARKPGR, from the coding sequence ATGAAAGTCCTCGAATCTGCACCGAGCAGGTACGATAGGGGGATCCGGATCATCACACTGGGGAAGCTCGATGAAGCATACGACCGGCTGACCTCCCGCATAAAGCCCGGCCAAAGGGTTCTTGACGTTGGATGCGGTACGGGGGCATTAACGCTAAGGGCCGCCCTGAGGGGTGCGAGGGTTAAGGCCATTGATATCAACCCCCAGATGCTTGAAATCGCACGAAAGAGGGTTGAAGAGGCGGGAGTCACGGGAATGGTCGAGCTGTGCGAGATGGGGGTTGCCGAACTCAACACCGAAGCATCGGAGGGCTACGATGCCGTGATGGCGGGCCTCTGCTTCTCCGAGCTGACCGAAGATGAGTTAAGCTACGCCCTTAGGGAGATTAAAAGAGTGTTAAAGCCCGGGGCACTCCTCCTTATTGCGGACGAAGCGGTGCCAGAGAGCCCCGTAAAGAGAGTTCTTTCGTGGCTGATAAGGGCCCCGCTCGCCGTTATCGCCTACCTCCTAATCCAGACCACAACGAGGGCCGTAAAGAACCTGCCCGAAAAGCTTGGGGAAGAGGGATTCCTGATAGAGTCCGTGAGACGGAGCTTTATGGAAGATTTCGTGGAGATTGTGGCGAGAAAACCCGGGAGATGA
- a CDS encoding nuclear transport factor 2 family protein, whose translation MEDEYVIKDLDQFVELWTSIYNTGGKPDWSHILPYYSENIHFRDSIQEIHGIEEFKKMVERLTKRSKELKFVIK comes from the coding sequence ATGGAAGATGAGTACGTTATAAAAGACCTCGACCAGTTCGTGGAGCTGTGGACGAGCATCTACAACACAGGAGGAAAGCCCGACTGGTCCCACATTCTGCCCTACTACAGCGAGAACATCCACTTCAGGGATAGCATACAGGAGATACACGGCATAGAGGAGTTCAAAAAGATGGTGGAAAGACTCACAAAGCGCTCCAAGGAGCTCAAGTTTGTCATAAAGTAA
- a CDS encoding nitroreductase family protein, translated as MEFFEVLKKRRSIRRFQDKPVPRELIEKLLEAAFLSPSSYNKRPCHFIVVDDREKLEALSKSKLGASGLKTAPVAIVVTADESKSDVWIEDASIAAEHIHLASYALGLASFWVQIRNRMHNETKTAEEYVRELLNIPENYRVLCIIGVGYPAEDKPPHGNEVFEWEKVSYNEFGKRFK; from the coding sequence ATGGAGTTCTTTGAAGTACTCAAAAAGAGGCGGAGCATAAGACGCTTTCAAGATAAACCTGTACCAAGAGAACTTATAGAAAAACTCCTTGAGGCGGCTTTCCTCTCTCCAAGCTCTTACAATAAAAGACCTTGCCACTTCATAGTTGTTGATGACAGGGAAAAGCTTGAGGCCCTGTCTAAATCTAAACTTGGAGCTTCAGGACTAAAAACTGCCCCTGTAGCAATAGTTGTTACAGCTGATGAGAGCAAAAGTGATGTGTGGATTGAGGATGCAAGTATTGCAGCAGAACATATTCACCTAGCTTCTTATGCTCTAGGCCTTGCCTCTTTTTGGGTTCAGATAAGGAATAGAATGCACAATGAAACCAAAACGGCTGAAGAGTATGTAAGGGAACTGTTGAACATTCCCGAAAACTACCGAGTACTGTGTATAATTGGAGTAGGTTATCCAGCAGAGGATAAGCCACCTCATGGGAATGAAGTCTTTGAGTGGGAGAAAGTAAGTTATAATGAGTTCGGAAAAAGATTCAAATGA
- a CDS encoding DUF302 domain-containing protein, producing the protein MFYYVRKFKEDLDFLWERFKKRLEEEGFLIIGERIPVAIVEREDGIVADYHLLFICDKELVAELVKINPNIGALLPCTGFGYRREDGNYLGVTLPSVAWKIAGEEVAELMKPMEERIIRIIESL; encoded by the coding sequence ATGTTCTATTACGTGAGAAAGTTCAAGGAAGATCTTGACTTTTTATGGGAGCGCTTCAAGAAAAGGCTTGAAGAGGAGGGCTTTCTCATCATAGGGGAGAGAATTCCTGTGGCGATAGTAGAAAGAGAAGACGGCATTGTCGCGGATTATCATCTATTGTTTATATGTGACAAAGAACTCGTGGCAGAGCTCGTGAAGATAAATCCAAATATAGGAGCTCTGCTACCCTGTACGGGCTTTGGTTACCGGAGAGAGGACGGAAACTACCTCGGGGTTACTTTACCCAGTGTGGCGTGGAAGATAGCGGGTGAGGAAGTGGCTGAGCTCATGAAGCCAATGGAAGAGAGGATCATCAGAATTATTGAGTCGCTGTAA
- a CDS encoding flavodoxin family protein — MKTLVVFYSRSGTTKRVAQELAKALGADIDEVIDKKSRKGILGFLRAGYDATRGRTTRIEFTKDLSEYDVVIIGTPVWNGRVTPAIRTYLLENRENIKQAIFFATCAGRPGKCLKQMEEIYGGKVLLRKVLLRKELEKGIEELKRNIENPYLLL, encoded by the coding sequence ATGAAAACGCTCGTCGTTTTCTATTCCCGAAGCGGGACCACTAAGAGAGTGGCTCAAGAGCTCGCGAAAGCCCTTGGTGCCGACATCGATGAGGTTATAGACAAGAAGTCCCGTAAAGGCATCCTGGGATTTCTTAGAGCTGGTTATGATGCTACGAGAGGCAGGACTACTAGAATTGAGTTCACAAAAGATCTCTCAGAATATGACGTGGTTATTATAGGGACTCCGGTATGGAACGGACGAGTAACACCGGCAATTAGGACATATCTTCTGGAGAATAGAGAAAATATAAAACAAGCTATTTTCTTCGCAACATGTGCTGGGAGACCTGGGAAATGTCTTAAACAGATGGAAGAGATATATGGGGGCAAAGTCCTCTTAAGGAAGGTCCTCCTAAGAAAAGAACTAGAAAAAGGAATAGAAGAGTTGAAGAGGAATATTGAAAATCCTTATCTTTTGTTGTGA
- a CDS encoding peroxiredoxin, with protein sequence MIRVGEVVPDFEADAYFPEKDEIGKLRISDYRGKWVVLAFYPADFTFVCPTELEELAEYYEEFKKEGAEIISVSTDTAYVHKAWHDTSPAIKKVRFPMLADPAGKICRLFGTYIEDEGISWRATFIIDPDGKVVHMEMHDNSIGRSAKEILRRLRAAKFVRENPGVVCPASWEPGKEALKVSLDLVGKI encoded by the coding sequence ATGATAAGGGTTGGAGAAGTGGTTCCTGATTTCGAGGCCGATGCTTACTTTCCGGAGAAGGACGAAATAGGAAAGCTCAGGATTTCGGACTACAGAGGCAAATGGGTCGTTCTGGCCTTTTATCCAGCGGACTTTACGTTTGTCTGCCCAACGGAGCTTGAGGAGCTCGCTGAGTATTATGAGGAATTCAAGAAGGAAGGAGCTGAAATAATAAGCGTTTCAACGGACACAGCTTATGTTCACAAAGCTTGGCATGATACTTCACCCGCTATAAAGAAAGTGAGATTTCCGATGCTTGCTGATCCTGCTGGAAAGATATGTAGGCTCTTTGGAACATACATTGAAGATGAGGGCATCTCCTGGAGAGCTACCTTCATAATAGATCCTGATGGAAAAGTTGTTCACATGGAAATGCACGACAACAGCATAGGTAGAAGTGCTAAAGAGATACTCAGAAGGCTTAGGGCCGCTAAATTCGTTCGCGAGAATCCTGGAGTGGTCTGTCCAGCAAGCTGGGAACCTGGCAAGGAAGCCTTAAAAGTTAGCCTTGATCTTGTTGGGAAAATATGA